DNA from Blastocatellia bacterium:
TTATTATTTGCTATTAAATGGGTTTAAATGGGTAAGCTTAGATCTATGTTTTTAGAACTTATCTATAAAGTAAAAACTAAATAATTAGCTAATTTACAGCTTAGGCATAGATGGATTGTGAAAAATTTTTTGATTGAGCATAATAGCATGTTTTATAAAAAACACTTTTTAGCTTTTCTTACGTTATTTGAGTTAACCAATATCTAAAACAAATTCAGTAATAGCGACTTAAGGAGATTAACGGTAATTAATAAAGTAATAAAGTAGGCTAACTTTATATAACTTTTTTACTACTGTATTTATATGCGGGCTAACCTATTAATTAAACCAGGGCAAATTGAGTTAAGGGAAATAGAAACTCCCTCACCAGAGGAAGGTGAAGTTTTAGTAAAAGTACGAGCAGCCTTAACTTGTGGAACAGACCTAAAAACTTTTTTACGTGGACATCCAAAATTCCCTCTACCAGCACTTTTTGGGCATGAATTTTCAGGAGAAATTGCTAAAGTTGGACGTAATGTTAAGCAATTTAAAGAAGGTGATTCTGTTATGTCAGCACCTTCCGGGCCTTGTGGAAATTGTTACTTTTGCCGACGTGATCAAGAAAATATTTGTCCTGCTGTTATGGATAATTATACTCTAGGAGCTTATGCAGAATATATTAAAGTTCCTGCTCATGTTGTAGCACAAAATATGTTTGAAAAACCTGCTGAACTCTCCTTTAAGGAAGCCGCTGTACTAGAACCTTTAGCTTGTGTTATGCACGGTTTAAGTATGTTAAAGCTACGTGAAGATGACACAGTAGTTATAATAGGATCTGGTGCTATTGGCCTACTTCATTTATTAGCTTTACAAGCTCTTGGACTTGAAAAAATAATTGTTTTAGGTCGTCGTCCTTATCGTTTAGAAATTGCTAGAAAATTAAATGCTTATCGAGTTGTTGATTTTAATGAAGGTCAACCACACGCTAGAGAAATGATTTTAGCTGCTACAAATGGTCGTGGAGCAGATGTAGTAATTGAATGTACTGGAACTCCGGCTGTTTGGGAATCTGCAATAAATATTGCTCGTCGTGGTGGCGAAGTGGTTTTATTTGGAGGTTGTAAGCCTGGAACTACTGTAACTTTTGACACACAACGCTTGCATTATGACCAAATTACTTTACGTAGCCCTTTTCATTTAACCCGCAATTCTGTTAGACAAGCTTATGAATTGCTGGCAGGTAGTAGACTTCTAGCTACTAGCTTAATTACAGATACTTATCCTTTAGATCAATTAGATCAAGTTTTTTCTTTATTACAGAAAGGTGATTGCATTAAATATGCAGTCATTCCCTAAGCGATTATGTTAATGAAAGTTGCCCGTCTTTATGATTTTAATGACATCAGAATTGAAGAAATGCCAGTGCCAGAAGTTGGCCCTAGAGAAGCTTTAGTACAAGTAAAAGCTTGTGGTATTTGTTCAGGTGATGTTACGCCTTGGTATATTCGTAAAAAAGCCCCAATAGTGCTTGGTCATGAACCTGCTGGACGTATTGCGGCGGTTGGTTCAGAGGTAAAAGATTTTCAAGTAGGGGATCGTGTTTTTGTCCATCATCATGCACCTTGTTTTACTTGTCGCCATTGTCGTCGCGGCTATTTTTCAATGTGTAGCACCTGGAAAGCTACTTCATTAAAACCAGGTGGTATTGCTGAATATTTTTTAGTTCCAGAAATTAACTTACGTGTAGATACATTAAAACTTCCAGATAGTGTTTCTTATGAAGAAGGAGCATTAATTGAGCCTACAGCCTGTTCAGTACGTGCTTTTAAGCGGGCGCAAATGAAGGGCGGTGAGCGAGTTTTACAAATTGGTCTTGGGATAATGGGACAGCTAAATGTTTTGCTAGCCCGTCATTATGGAGCAAAAGAAATTATTGGGGCTGATTTGGTAGAATCACGTTGTCAACGTGCTTTGCAATTAGGTGCTGACACAGTAATTAACGCTAGTAAAGAAGATTTACGAGAAGCTGTAAGCCGTATTACAAACGGAGAAATGGCAGACCTTGTTATTGTTGGGCCTCCAACACCTAGCGTAATGAAGCTTGGGATTGAATGCGCTGGAAAAGGTAGTACAGTAGTATTTTTTATGGGATCTGCTCCAGGTGAAAAAATGGAAATTGAACCATATCACCTTTATTTTAATGAAATTACGCTAGTTTCTAGTTATTCCTGTGGCCCATATGATACTAGGGAAGCTTTAGAGCTTATTTCCCGACGTGTTATTACAGCAGATCAAGTTATTACAGATCGTTTTCCAATAGAAGAAACACAAAAAGCTTGTAACCTAATGGCACAGGTTGGAGATACCTTAAAATCAGTAGTTGTGTTTTAATTTCAGTCTAATAACTTATTGCCAAAACAACCCTGAGTAAAAGTTTATTTTTAATAACCAAATAAATACAAAATATAGTAAAGAAAAAATAGCTACAGAAATAATGGTAGCTATTTTTGTTTTTTCTTGCACACCAAAGCGTAAATATAAAAATATATAACTAGGTAAAGTAATTAAAACGCCAAGTAAATAAATAGAAATAATTAATAATAAAAGATAGCTAAAAATCTTTATTTCTTCTTTATATAGATGATTTAGTATTTCTTTATCTGTATATTTCCTTCGTTTTACATTAAATAAATCTACTCTATCATATTTTTTATAATATTCTGATAATTTTGGAGAAAAATCTAAAATTAATTGAAAGATTAGTATTAATAAAGTAGGAATTAAAATTGCTAGAGGAACTAAACGAGCAGTAGGACTAAGCGTTATAGTAGAAAATAAAAATAGCAAGACAAAAACTGTAATAATAAAAGTAAGAATAGCTTTTTCCCTTAATTTAATCATTTGCTGTTCTTGCTTTTTGCCTAGATTGTAAAATAGGTAGAGCTAAATTAATAATAATTAATATTAGTAATACTATTACTATTGGACGCGTCCAGAAATTAATCCTCCCTAATTCATTCAGTTTAAGGGAGATATGGAAATTGGTTTCAAAAAGATTTCCTAGCACTAGAGCAATAATAAATGGGATACGGGGCCAAGCGTGTTTTTTTAAGTAATAACCCACAATTCCACAAATAAAGACTAGCAAAACATCTTCAATTCTCTGTTTATAAGTAAATGCACCAATAATAGTTAAAACTAAAATTATTGGACTAATTATTTGTGTACGAACTAGGGTCAAGCGGGCAAGAGGACTAACAACTAACACACCTAAAATAGAAGTTATCCAATTAGAGAAAAATAGCGACCAAACTAATACAAATACTAAAGTTAAATTATTAGTTAAAAGCTCTTTTCCTGGTGCTAGGCCGTGTAAAAGAAGGGCTGCTAATAAAATAGCTGTTCCTTCATTGCCTGGGATACCAAAAGCTAATGTAGGGACTAGCGAACCGCCGTCTTTAGCGTCGTGTGCTGCTTCTGGAGCTAAAACTCCTCGGATATCTCCTTGACCAAAATGTTTGGGTTCTTTAGCTGTTTGTGCTGCTTGAGCATAAGCAACAAAGCTTGCAACAGTTCCTCCAACGCCAGGAATTATACCGATGATTGTTCCAATAATTGAACTACGAATAAAAAGATTAAAGTTTTCAAAAACGGCTCGAACACCTTTCCAGACGCTTCCAGTTAATTCTTCTACACGGGTTTTACCAGAAATAGTTTCTTGACCAGAAACGCTTAAAGCTATTATTTCGCTAATAGAAAAAAGACCTAGTAGAATAGGAATCATACTTAAACCATCAGCTAAATAAGTGATACCAAAAGAGTAGCGAGCCTCGGCTGTGCGGGGATCTTGACCGATAAAAGAAATTAAAAAGCCTAATCCGCCCATAATTAGCCCTTTAAGAATGGAGCCTGTAGAAATTGCAGCAATAGTTGTTAATCCCCAAAGGGTTAGCATTAAAAATTCTGGTGAGCTAAAAATCAAAATAGCTTGGCTCATAAAAGGGATTAATAAAATTAGGACAAAAACGCCAAAACTTGAACCCATTGCAGATGCAGCGGCGGAACAGCCTATAGCGGTTTTAGCTTCGCCTTTTTGGGCTAGTGGGTAGCCATCTAGCAAGGTTGCTGCACTTGGGCCAGAGCCAGGAATATTAAAAAGAATAGCTGTAACCGACCCCATAAAAGTTGATCCGCCAACAAATGCACCAAAAATAAGCAGCACATAAAGTGGTTCCCAACTTAGAGTTAATGACACAGCTAGAGCCATTAAAGTTGCACCGCTTAAACCTGGTAATAAAGCAAATATCATGGTTAAAAGCGTTGCTACAA
Protein-coding regions in this window:
- a CDS encoding alcohol dehydrogenase catalytic domain-containing protein encodes the protein MRANLLIKPGQIELREIETPSPEEGEVLVKVRAALTCGTDLKTFLRGHPKFPLPALFGHEFSGEIAKVGRNVKQFKEGDSVMSAPSGPCGNCYFCRRDQENICPAVMDNYTLGAYAEYIKVPAHVVAQNMFEKPAELSFKEAAVLEPLACVMHGLSMLKLREDDTVVIIGSGAIGLLHLLALQALGLEKIIVLGRRPYRLEIARKLNAYRVVDFNEGQPHAREMILAATNGRGADVVIECTGTPAVWESAINIARRGGEVVLFGGCKPGTTVTFDTQRLHYDQITLRSPFHLTRNSVRQAYELLAGSRLLATSLITDTYPLDQLDQVFSLLQKGDCIKYAVIP
- a CDS encoding alcohol dehydrogenase catalytic domain-containing protein gives rise to the protein MKVARLYDFNDIRIEEMPVPEVGPREALVQVKACGICSGDVTPWYIRKKAPIVLGHEPAGRIAAVGSEVKDFQVGDRVFVHHHAPCFTCRHCRRGYFSMCSTWKATSLKPGGIAEYFLVPEINLRVDTLKLPDSVSYEEGALIEPTACSVRAFKRAQMKGGERVLQIGLGIMGQLNVLLARHYGAKEIIGADLVESRCQRALQLGADTVINASKEDLREAVSRITNGEMADLVIVGPPTPSVMKLGIECAGKGSTVVFFMGSAPGEKMEIEPYHLYFNEITLVSSYSCGPYDTREALELISRRVITADQVITDRFPIEETQKACNLMAQVGDTLKSVVVF
- a CDS encoding tripartite tricarboxylate transporter permease produces the protein MLKFYQKNLLNFSLLVIIGLVIILIKQKTFQPVFLASWEGLKLVFCWPNILYPIVATLLTMIFALLPGLSGATLMALAVSLTLSWEPLYVLLIFGAFVGGSTFMGSVTAILFNIPGSGPSAATLLDGYPLAQKGEAKTAIGCSAAASAMGSSFGVFVLILLIPFMSQAILIFSSPEFLMLTLWGLTTIAAISTGSILKGLIMGGLGFLISFIGQDPRTAEARYSFGITYLADGLSMIPILLGLFSISEIIALSVSGQETISGKTRVEELTGSVWKGVRAVFENFNLFIRSSIIGTIIGIIPGVGGTVASFVAYAQAAQTAKEPKHFGQGDIRGVLAPEAAHDAKDGGSLVPTLAFGIPGNEGTAILLAALLLHGLAPGKELLTNNLTLVFVLVWSLFFSNWITSILGVLVVSPLARLTLVRTQIISPIILVLTIIGAFTYKQRIEDVLLVFICGIVGYYLKKHAWPRIPFIIALVLGNLFETNFHISLKLNELGRINFWTRPIVIVLLILIIINLALPILQSRQKARTAND